One genomic window of Punica granatum isolate Tunisia-2019 chromosome 1, ASM765513v2, whole genome shotgun sequence includes the following:
- the LOC116196152 gene encoding chromatin assembly factor 1 subunit FAS1 isoform X1 — MAETQPHAPAPKALKRKRPSLLGIDCPTPEEKEARIGALTGEIEGLMRCYGEVMGQKLGLEAMSGGCGSLNGQIARLMEESDLPLSALVEQIHGRLKERNEGLTVASVKSGLLLVGQRLMYGVPNPDADVLEDHSSSSLWCWETREVKLLPKAAQGAIKIRRTCRGKIHERISAVSDVLSALQKPDIDQNYKTDLVKASEKLAKALAEADIRALVDRLTERNVANKAKKEAKRGEKACIKELERSKKKAEKEQKRMERELQKEKLKADKELKRLQEEAEKEEKRREREENELSKQLRKQQEEIERDQRRREREEAELKQQLSVQKQASIMERFLKKAKTSPSSPNQQSTNGTGTWDKKNETVVHGAVTCAMDCALSSNLEINAEDILKSHLSSWRHVGHLIRSNKEQHWSLRRKPKTALIKELKLTTSTDRGLVQDDELNIEKLVDECKETVSDKDLNTTGSHPDAEQYKRQRQLLQFDKSHRPAFYGIWTKNSNIVGPRHPFSKDPELDYDIDSDEEWEEEDPGESLSDCDKDDESLEENCSKADEEDESEDGFFVPDGYLSENEGVQVDRMETDPAEVRTTSCEQEVESEDLLVLLRQQKYLHSVTEHALRKNQPLIISNLKHEKSLQSNPEDFSGTAKLEIMCLQALCIRMFSGDTAPDVWISNDLDEEEEDCPARNKNSKQPPVNVIAVSDSDLPTIFQVSTIRSCPLGINKVVERLQQKFPAISRSQLRSKVREISDFVDNRWQVKKEVLDKLGPSISPERAGGRTKSIAAFFSKRCLPPAAKSLSSDNISS; from the exons ATGGCGGAGACCCAGCCCCACGCTCCTGCCCCGAAGGCCCTCAAGCGGAAGCGGCCGTCCCTTCTCGGCATTGACTGCCCGACCCCGGAGGAGAAGGAGGCCCGGATCGGTGCCCTGACGGGGGAAATCGAAGGGCTAATGAGGTGCTACGGGGAAGTCATGGGTCAGAAGCTAGGGTTGGAGGCGATGTCGGGCGGGTGCGGTTCCTTGAACGGGCAAATCGCTCGCTTGATGGAAGAGAGCGACTTGCCGCTGTCGGCGCTGGTGGAGCAGATTCACGGGAGGCTCAAGGAGAGGAATGAGGGCTTGACGGTGGCCTCCGTGAAGAGCGGGCTCCTCCTCGTAGGGCAGAGGCTCATGTATGGAGTCCCTAACCCGGATGCCGATGTCCTTGAGGAccattcttcttcatctctctGGTGTTGGGAG ACTAGGGAGGTCAAGCTCTTGCCGAAAGCTGCACAGGGAGCAATCAAAATTCGGCGGACATGTCGGGGGAAGATTCATGAAAGGATTTCTGCTGTCTCTG ATGTGTTGTCTGCATTACAGAAGCCAGATATTGACCAAAATTACAAGACTGATTTAGTTAAGGCATCGGAAAAGCTTGCCAAAGCATTGGCTGAGGCAGATATACGAGCCTTGGTCGATAGGTTGACGGAGAGAAATGTTGCAAACAA GGCCAAGAAGGAAGCTAAACGAGGTGAGAAAGCATGCATTAAAGAACTGGAGAGGAGTAAAAAGAAGGCTGAGAAGGAGCAGAAAAGGATGGAGCGTGAACTTCAGAAGGAAAAATTGAAGGCT GATAAGGAATTAAAGCGATTGCAAGAGGAGgcagagaaggaagagaagcGTCGTGAGAGGGAAGAGAACGAGTTGAGCAAACAGCTAAGAAAGCAGCAAGAAGAAATTGAAAGGGATCAGCGCCGGCGAGAAAGGGAAGAAGCAGAACTGAAGCAGCAACTCTCTGTACAGAAGCAAGCTTCTATCATGGAACGTTTTCTTAAGAAGGCCAAGACTAGTCCCTCGTCCCCAAATCAACAGTCAACCAATGGCACTGGCACCTGGGATAAGAAGAATGAAACGGTAGTGCACGGGGCAGTAACTTGTGCGATGGACTGTGCTCTTTCTTCAAATCTAGAAATTAATGCCGAGGATATCCTTAA GTCACACTTGTCATCTTGGCGCCATGTGGGTCATCTCATTCGATCAAATAAAGAACAGCACTGGAGCCTGCGCAGAAAGCCGAAAACTGCACTCATTAAGGAACTGAAGCTCACCACCAGTACTGACAGAGGGCTGGTGCAGGACGATGAATTGAACATTGAAAAGCTTGTGGATGAGTGCAAAGAGACGGTTTCTGATAAGGATTTAAACACCACAGGGTCTCATCCGGATGCAGAGCAGTACAAGCGACAGAGGCAATTGTTGCAGTTTGATAAGAGCCATAGGCCTGCATTTTATGGGATATGGACAAAGAATAG CAACATTGTCGGGCCTCGCCACCCTTTCAGCAAGGACCCTGAGCTAGACTATGATATTGATAGTGATGAAGAATGGGAAGAG GAGGATCCTGGTGAAAGTTTGTCTGATTGTGATAAAGACGATGAAAGCTTGGAAGAGAACTGTTCAAAagctgatgaagaagatgaaagtGAAGATGGTTTTTTCGTACCTGATGGTTATCTGTCAGAAAATGAG GGTGTGCAAGTCGATAGAATGGAAACCGATCCTGCTGAGGTTAGGACTACTTCCTGTGAACAAGAAGTAGAGAGTGAGGACCTCTTGGTACTGCTTCGACAGCAGAAATATTTACACTCTGTGACAGAGCACGCTCTCCGGAAAAACCAGCCCTTGatcatttcaaatttaaaacatGAAAAGTCTTTACAATCAAATCCTGAAGACTTCAGTGGCACTGCCAAGCTGGAAATTATGTGTTTGCAAGCGCTGTGTATTCGTATGTTCTCCGGGGATACGGCTCCGGATGTCTGGATAAGCAACGATTTAgatgaggaagaggaggattGCCCCGCAAGAAACAAGAACAGTAAACAACCACCAGTTAATGTGATAGCTGTATCTGACTCTGATTTGCCTACCATT TTTCAGGTGTCCACTATTCGTTCGTGTCCACTGGGCATCAATAAGGTGGTAGAGCGTCTGCAGCAGAAGTTCCCCGCTATTTCAAGGTCTCAGTTGAGGAGTAAAGTCCGGGAAATATCAGATTTCGTGGATAATCGTTGGCAG GTAAAGAAGGAAGTTCTAGACAAGCTTGGCCCGTCTATATCTCCTG AGAGGGCTGGTGGACGGACAAAAAGTATTGCAGCATTTTTCTCGAAGAGGTGCTTGCCTCCTGCTGCTAAAAGTCTGAGCTCTGATAATATCTCATCATAG
- the LOC116196152 gene encoding chromatin assembly factor 1 subunit FAS1 isoform X2 has translation MAETQPHAPAPKALKRKRPSLLGIDCPTPEEKEARIGALTGEIEGLMRCYGEVMGQKLGLEAMSGGCGSLNGQIARLMEESDLPLSALVEQIHGRLKERNEGLTVASVKSGLLLVGQRLMYGVPNPDADVLEDHSSSSLWCWETREVKLLPKAAQGAIKIRRTCRGKIHERISAVSDVLSALQKPDIDQNYKTDLVKASEKLAKALAEADIRALVDRLTERNVANKAKKEAKRGEKACIKELERSKKKAEKEQKRMERELQKEKLKADKELKRLQEEAEKEEKRREREENELSKQLRKQQEEIERDQRRREREEAELKQQLSVQKQASIMERFLKKAKTSPSSPNQQSTNGTGTWDKKNETVVHGAVTCAMDCALSSNLEINAEDILKSHLSSWRHVGHLIRSNKEQHWSLRRKPKTALIKELKLTTSTDRGLVQDDELNIEKLVDECKETVSDKDLNTTGSHPDAEQYKRQRQLLQFDKSHRPAFYGIWTKNSNIVGPRHPFSKDPELDYDIDSDEEWEEEDPGESLSDCDKDDESLEENCSKADEEDESEDGFFVPDGYLSENEGVQVDRMETDPAEVRTTSCEQEVESEDLLVLLRQQKYLHSVTEHALRKNQPLIISNLKHEKSLQSNPEDFSGTAKLEIMCLQALCIRMFSGDTAPDVWISNDLDEEEEDCPARNKNSKQPPVNVIAVSDSDLPTIVSTIRSCPLGINKVVERLQQKFPAISRSQLRSKVREISDFVDNRWQVKKEVLDKLGPSISPERAGGRTKSIAAFFSKRCLPPAAKSLSSDNISS, from the exons ATGGCGGAGACCCAGCCCCACGCTCCTGCCCCGAAGGCCCTCAAGCGGAAGCGGCCGTCCCTTCTCGGCATTGACTGCCCGACCCCGGAGGAGAAGGAGGCCCGGATCGGTGCCCTGACGGGGGAAATCGAAGGGCTAATGAGGTGCTACGGGGAAGTCATGGGTCAGAAGCTAGGGTTGGAGGCGATGTCGGGCGGGTGCGGTTCCTTGAACGGGCAAATCGCTCGCTTGATGGAAGAGAGCGACTTGCCGCTGTCGGCGCTGGTGGAGCAGATTCACGGGAGGCTCAAGGAGAGGAATGAGGGCTTGACGGTGGCCTCCGTGAAGAGCGGGCTCCTCCTCGTAGGGCAGAGGCTCATGTATGGAGTCCCTAACCCGGATGCCGATGTCCTTGAGGAccattcttcttcatctctctGGTGTTGGGAG ACTAGGGAGGTCAAGCTCTTGCCGAAAGCTGCACAGGGAGCAATCAAAATTCGGCGGACATGTCGGGGGAAGATTCATGAAAGGATTTCTGCTGTCTCTG ATGTGTTGTCTGCATTACAGAAGCCAGATATTGACCAAAATTACAAGACTGATTTAGTTAAGGCATCGGAAAAGCTTGCCAAAGCATTGGCTGAGGCAGATATACGAGCCTTGGTCGATAGGTTGACGGAGAGAAATGTTGCAAACAA GGCCAAGAAGGAAGCTAAACGAGGTGAGAAAGCATGCATTAAAGAACTGGAGAGGAGTAAAAAGAAGGCTGAGAAGGAGCAGAAAAGGATGGAGCGTGAACTTCAGAAGGAAAAATTGAAGGCT GATAAGGAATTAAAGCGATTGCAAGAGGAGgcagagaaggaagagaagcGTCGTGAGAGGGAAGAGAACGAGTTGAGCAAACAGCTAAGAAAGCAGCAAGAAGAAATTGAAAGGGATCAGCGCCGGCGAGAAAGGGAAGAAGCAGAACTGAAGCAGCAACTCTCTGTACAGAAGCAAGCTTCTATCATGGAACGTTTTCTTAAGAAGGCCAAGACTAGTCCCTCGTCCCCAAATCAACAGTCAACCAATGGCACTGGCACCTGGGATAAGAAGAATGAAACGGTAGTGCACGGGGCAGTAACTTGTGCGATGGACTGTGCTCTTTCTTCAAATCTAGAAATTAATGCCGAGGATATCCTTAA GTCACACTTGTCATCTTGGCGCCATGTGGGTCATCTCATTCGATCAAATAAAGAACAGCACTGGAGCCTGCGCAGAAAGCCGAAAACTGCACTCATTAAGGAACTGAAGCTCACCACCAGTACTGACAGAGGGCTGGTGCAGGACGATGAATTGAACATTGAAAAGCTTGTGGATGAGTGCAAAGAGACGGTTTCTGATAAGGATTTAAACACCACAGGGTCTCATCCGGATGCAGAGCAGTACAAGCGACAGAGGCAATTGTTGCAGTTTGATAAGAGCCATAGGCCTGCATTTTATGGGATATGGACAAAGAATAG CAACATTGTCGGGCCTCGCCACCCTTTCAGCAAGGACCCTGAGCTAGACTATGATATTGATAGTGATGAAGAATGGGAAGAG GAGGATCCTGGTGAAAGTTTGTCTGATTGTGATAAAGACGATGAAAGCTTGGAAGAGAACTGTTCAAAagctgatgaagaagatgaaagtGAAGATGGTTTTTTCGTACCTGATGGTTATCTGTCAGAAAATGAG GGTGTGCAAGTCGATAGAATGGAAACCGATCCTGCTGAGGTTAGGACTACTTCCTGTGAACAAGAAGTAGAGAGTGAGGACCTCTTGGTACTGCTTCGACAGCAGAAATATTTACACTCTGTGACAGAGCACGCTCTCCGGAAAAACCAGCCCTTGatcatttcaaatttaaaacatGAAAAGTCTTTACAATCAAATCCTGAAGACTTCAGTGGCACTGCCAAGCTGGAAATTATGTGTTTGCAAGCGCTGTGTATTCGTATGTTCTCCGGGGATACGGCTCCGGATGTCTGGATAAGCAACGATTTAgatgaggaagaggaggattGCCCCGCAAGAAACAAGAACAGTAAACAACCACCAGTTAATGTGATAGCTGTATCTGACTCTGATTTGCCTACCATT GTGTCCACTATTCGTTCGTGTCCACTGGGCATCAATAAGGTGGTAGAGCGTCTGCAGCAGAAGTTCCCCGCTATTTCAAGGTCTCAGTTGAGGAGTAAAGTCCGGGAAATATCAGATTTCGTGGATAATCGTTGGCAG GTAAAGAAGGAAGTTCTAGACAAGCTTGGCCCGTCTATATCTCCTG AGAGGGCTGGTGGACGGACAAAAAGTATTGCAGCATTTTTCTCGAAGAGGTGCTTGCCTCCTGCTGCTAAAAGTCTGAGCTCTGATAATATCTCATCATAG
- the LOC116196190 gene encoding uncharacterized protein LOC116196190 — translation MGEMSVISLGKGEVSSSHYNTHKVFLLCNYVLLGAASSCIFLTLSLRLLPSLCGFFLILLHVFTIIGAVSGCAAASTGGGRGKWYAAHMVATVLTAIFQGSVSVLIFTRTSNFLGSLKSYVREEDGTVILKLAGGLCILIFCLEWIVLVLAFFLKYYAYVERDEYGSGAIKRSAKVQHDDNVNDWPWPFQV, via the coding sequence ATGGGGGAGATGTCAGTGATCAGCCTTGGCAAGGGGGAGGTGTCTTCATCGCATTACAACACCCACAAGGTGTTCCTGCTCTGCAACTACGTCCTGCTCGGGGCCGCCTCCAGCTGCATCTTCCTCACCCTCTCCCTCCGCCTCCTCCCCTCTCTCTGCGGCTtcttcctcatcctcctccATGTCTTCACCATCATTGGAGCTGTCTCTGGCTGCGCCGCAGCCTCCACGGGGGGTGGGAGGGGGAAATGGTATGCAGCGCACATGGTGGCCACTGTCCTGACCGCCATATTCCAAGGTTCTGTATCAGTGCTCATCTTCACGAGGACATCCAACTTCCTTGGCAGCCTTAAGTCGTATGTGAGGGAGGAGGACGGGACTGTAATTCTCAAGCTTGCCGGAGGCCTCTGCATCCTCATCTTCTGCCTCGAGTGGATAGTCCTTGTCCTCGCTTTCTTCCTCAAGTACTATGCGTACGTGGAGCGTGATGAGTACGGCTCTGGTGCCATCAAGAGGAGCGCCAAGGTGCAGCATGATGACAATGTCAATGACTGGCCCTGGCCTTTCCAGGTTTAA